The following nucleotide sequence is from Paenibacillus andongensis.
TCGAGTGTAGAGGGAAAATAGAATCGGTCAACGGTAACAAATACATAATATCCTTCCTTAATGCATTCCTCGACTTTGCCGATTAAATCCTCGTCGTGATGTGGTTTGTAGTCCACGTGTTCAAATTTGTCGATCAACTCTCCATATGGCGGAGTGAAGGATACCTGTACGCACGAACTTCCCGATGTTATGTGCCATTCATCGAATTTCATATCAGGGTAAGTCCCTTTGATCGGTGTCATAAAATATTCGTTCTTCATCAGAAAAGGCAAGGCTTTATTGGACTCGTCTTCCGTTATTAACAGATTGATCAAATTATTCGAAAGGCAGTCAATCCAGAAACTATCAAAAATCTTGATCGGTTGAATGATTTCGGAAGTCGTGTTCATAGAACCACCCCTGCTCCTCTGGAATTACCTCTTTACAAGGTTCATCATTGGGTATTGCCCTGTTCCGTCTCTCATCTCTTGATACTTCTTTGAGCCGGGAAGCGCGATAAAATCGCCGATGTCCGCAATGTTCGTGTCCGCGTTGGCTTGGTTCGCTATCCCTTGCGGCCCTGTCCGCTGCATTGCGTTCCCGTCACACGACAACAGGACATTCGAAGTAACATCCTGATTTCGGATCACGGACAAGACCGCTTTCTCAAATAACCTCACGTTCGATATTGGCTCCGACGCCCATGACCGTGCCGTGCTTGAAATACATTTCCTTATGGAAAATCTCGTTAAAGAGGAACTCGGTCTCGCCTTCGTTGTTTTGATAGATTTCGATCCCGTTAGGCAGCCGTTTCTTCGTCTGTTTGCTGTCCATCCCACTAACTGCTGGCACTCGCATAGCGTTTGATGGCAAGCTTCCAGAATAGCCTGACCGCAATTAGCGATAAGACCGGAGCCGCAAAAATCCATATGCCAAGGTATACATTCAACCGTTGAATCAAATAAATCGACGGCATGTTGGTAATGAACAGGATCGGCACCACGTACATCCCCAATCTTCGCAGCCACTTGGGGTATATGAACATCGGCATGTTGTTTAGTTCCCAGCATTTGTCTAGAATTTCGGTAATCGAACCGGATTTCACCGTCCAGAAGGAGAATATTTGCGGAAGCAGCAGCACCGAATAGGTGACGACCACACTGCTGAGAATCACTCCGATATAACCGGCAATGTGGATGAAGCTTGGATCGATGCCGAGACGCTTCCAAGCAAGAACGACCAGCGCAATTCCCGCGATCAGGTTCGGGATCGGAAGAGCGAAGTTGACATGCCGGCACGAAACCATGAACTGCAGGGAAAGCGGCTTCGTCATATACAAGTCCAGCGTCCCGTTGCGAATATGGCCCGATAAGCTGTAAAAATTGTCCATGAACAATCCGGTATAGATCGCGATCATGATCGTATAGGTCCCGGTGAATATCATCATTTCGTCCGGGGATATCCCGTTGATTTCGATCCCCAGCTGCAATACGAAGAAGATATAGATCAGCTTGGAAGACAGGAATACGATCTCCATGGTCAAGCTGGAGTAGAAGTTCGCTTTGTATTCCATATAACCGATCATGCTGTTCTTGGCAAAAATAAAAAACATACGTAAATGCTTCCGTATTTCCCTCAAGCTTATCTTCACCGACTTAACCTCCAACGGCAACATATTTCTTCATCCCCGCTGCCCACGAAAGCCTGGAAACGACCATCAGTACCATCACCCAGATCGCCTGTACCATAAGCCCTTTGACGATCTCAGCGTGCGCCAGGCTCCCATTGATGATGTTAACCGGGAAGTACACGACATATTGAAAAGGCAAATAGCTGGAGATCGCCGTAGCCGTATCACCGAATATATTAAGGGGGAAGATGGCGCCGCTTAGCAGGTACACCCCTTGGTTAAATGCGACAAATATTCCCCATACCTCCGTCACGACGAATGCGAAAGCGCTTATCGAATAGAATAGAAGGAAGTTGATAAGCAGCCCGAGCAGGATGCTGACCAGGAACAGCATCATCTGGACCGCACTGAAGCGGATATCCCATATCCGGGAAAAGATCAGCATCAAAAGGACGAAAAGAACGAGAACAATCCCTGTCTGCACCGTCTTTCCTCCGAAAAAGCTGCATATCCGATAACTGAAATAATGGATGGGCTGAGTGATGAATTTACTTAGACCGCCCGTCTTGATATCGTTTGCGATCTCCCCTTCGAAGCCGGCCGAGACCAGCTTGGAGACAACGCCGGACAGCACGGAATAAATGATCATTTGAGAATAGGTATAGCCGTTGATGATCTCATGAGGCGAGCTTTGATAAACGGCCGTCCATAGGAAGCATTGGACGACGACGATGAAGCTGCCGCTGATGATGCTCAGCAGGAAATCGGTCCGATACTCCATCGCATTCTGAAGGGCAAGCACGTACGTTATTTTATACTTAAGCAAGGACTTCATGTCTGACCCCATCCTTCTGATACAAGCTTTCAATGCCCTGCTCGATCGGAATATCTTCAATCGTGAAATCCAGAATTGGGAAGCGTTCAAGCATGATCTTGGAAAGCTGCTTAAGGTCCTGCTTATCGATCTCCAGTACGGCATTCATGCCGTCATGCT
It contains:
- a CDS encoding ABC transporter permease, translated to MFFIFAKNSMIGYMEYKANFYSSLTMEIVFLSSKLIYIFFVLQLGIEINGISPDEMMIFTGTYTIMIAIYTGLFMDNFYSLSGHIRNGTLDLYMTKPLSLQFMVSCRHVNFALPIPNLIAGIALVVLAWKRLGIDPSFIHIAGYIGVILSSVVVTYSVLLLPQIFSFWTVKSGSITEILDKCWELNNMPMFIYPKWLRRLGMYVVPILFITNMPSIYLIQRLNVYLGIWIFAAPVLSLIAVRLFWKLAIKRYASASS
- a CDS encoding ABC transporter permease; its protein translation is MKSLLKYKITYVLALQNAMEYRTDFLLSIISGSFIVVVQCFLWTAVYQSSPHEIINGYTYSQMIIYSVLSGVVSKLVSAGFEGEIANDIKTGGLSKFITQPIHYFSYRICSFFGGKTVQTGIVLVLFVLLMLIFSRIWDIRFSAVQMMLFLVSILLGLLINFLLFYSISAFAFVVTEVWGIFVAFNQGVYLLSGAIFPLNIFGDTATAISSYLPFQYVVYFPVNIINGSLAHAEIVKGLMVQAIWVMVLMVVSRLSWAAGMKKYVAVGG